From one Bacteroidota bacterium genomic stretch:
- a CDS encoding DUF488 domain-containing protein — protein MDKIRQKTIWTIGHSTRSMEEFLSLLKSINIELVADIRSYPGSSRYPHFNKKSLEISLPENTIGYIHFKNLGGRRKPAPDSINTAWRNAAFRGYADYMQTNSFEEEIKELEKIALKTNTAYMCSEAVWWRCHRALVSDYLKVKGWKVMHIMALDKEDEHPFTSAARISNGKLSYEIAMH, from the coding sequence ATGGATAAAATCAGACAAAAGACTATATGGACTATAGGTCATTCTACACGGAGTATGGAGGAGTTTCTTTCATTGTTAAAATCAATTAATATTGAATTGGTTGCAGATATAAGAAGTTATCCAGGTTCATCAAGGTATCCTCATTTTAATAAAAAATCACTTGAAATTAGCTTACCTGAAAACACTATTGGTTATATTCATTTTAAGAATCTTGGTGGACGCAGGAAACCAGCTCCAGATTCAATTAACACTGCTTGGCGTAATGCTGCTTTCAGAGGATATGCTGATTATATGCAAACAAATTCTTTTGAAGAAGAAATTAAAGAACTCGAAAAAATTGCATTAAAAACAAATACTGCATATATGTGTTCAGAAGCTGTTTGGTGGCGCTGCCATAGAGCATTAGTTTCTGACTATTTAAAAGTTAAGGGCTGGAAAGTAATGCATATTATGGCTCTTGATAAAGAAGATGAACATCCATTTACATCAGCGGCAAGAATTTCAAATGGAAAATTGAGTTATGAAATAGCCATGCACTAA
- the rsmH gene encoding 16S rRNA (cytosine(1402)-N(4))-methyltransferase RsmH, giving the protein MDDKKPEHARRERYKGTHPKNFKEKYKELQPESYSEDVAKVIQKGRTPAGMHRSICVDEIMEFLAIVPGQIGLDATLGYGGHSLEMLKRLAPGGCLFAIDVDSLELPRTKDRLANLGFGDDVLVIRKMNFSGIDQIVYESGALNFVLADLGVSSMQLDNPERGFSFKMEGPLDLRLNPKNGKPASALLKTLSQNKLEALLIENSDEPYAEPISKAIFSRIEKGISIETTTQLQQIIEEALEFLPRDEMRKDIIKKSCQRCFQALRIEVNNEFGVLEKFLEKLPFALAPLGRVAILSFHSGEDRRVKKSFQHFFRQGVYSEIAPDPIRPSAEECHTNSRARSAKLRWAIKA; this is encoded by the coding sequence ATGGACGATAAAAAGCCAGAACATGCTCGCAGGGAGCGATACAAAGGAACACACCCGAAAAATTTCAAAGAAAAATACAAAGAACTCCAACCAGAGTCCTACTCAGAGGATGTTGCCAAGGTTATACAGAAAGGAAGAACTCCAGCAGGTATGCACCGTTCAATTTGTGTAGACGAAATAATGGAATTTTTAGCTATAGTTCCAGGACAAATTGGCCTTGATGCTACATTAGGTTATGGTGGCCACAGTTTAGAGATGCTAAAACGTTTGGCACCTGGGGGCTGTTTGTTTGCTATTGATGTGGATTCTTTGGAATTGCCCCGAACAAAGGATCGTTTGGCAAATTTGGGTTTTGGAGATGACGTACTTGTAATTCGGAAAATGAATTTTTCCGGAATTGATCAAATTGTATACGAATCCGGAGCGCTGAATTTTGTTTTGGCTGATCTTGGTGTTTCCTCTATGCAATTGGATAATCCTGAACGTGGATTTTCCTTTAAAATGGAAGGCCCCCTGGATTTAAGACTTAATCCGAAAAACGGCAAACCTGCATCAGCGCTTTTAAAAACTCTTTCACAAAATAAATTGGAAGCACTATTGATCGAAAATTCAGATGAACCATACGCTGAACCCATTTCTAAAGCTATTTTTTCAAGAATAGAAAAAGGAATTTCTATAGAAACAACAACTCAGTTACAGCAAATTATTGAAGAAGCCTTGGAATTTCTTCCAAGGGATGAAATGCGCAAGGATATAATCAAGAAATCATGCCAACGCTGTTTTCAAGCCTTACGAATAGAGGTGAATAATGAATTCGGGGTATTGGAAAAATTCCTGGAAAAGCTTCCTTTTGCACTTGCTCCTTTAGGCCGTGTTGCAATTCTTTCGTTTCATTCAGGGGAAGACAGGCGAGTTAAAAAATCATTCCAACACTTTTTTCGTCAGGGTGTTTACAGTGAAATTGCTCCAGACCCAATAAGGCCATCAGCAGAAGAATGCCATACTAATTCGCGGGCACGTTCAGCAAAGTTACGATGGGCAATAAAAGCATAA